In the Candidatus Nealsonbacteria bacterium genome, GTAAAGACACACCCTCTTTATTTTTCTTAAAAATAATGTATATTATAAAGAGTATGAAGGTCATATCTTCTTTATTAAAAATAAACAAAGGATTAATAATTATCCTTGTGCTGTTTATTTTTTTACCCACTATTGTATCCGCCACTACCCCTCCCTTCGTTCGGTGTGGACCGGGAACAGCTAAGACGGTATGTGAACTTTGTGATCTTTTTACAATGGGCGGAAGAATTGCCGACTTCGCCCTAAAGATAGCCGGGACATTGGCAGTTCTTGTTACAATGTTGGGGGGAATGACATACTTAACATCGTTTGGAGACCAGCAAAGACTAACTAAAGCTAAACAAATATTTCTCGCAGGACTTTATGGTCTTATCTATATCTTTCTTGCATGGTCTTTTGTTGTAATAGCATATAGAGCCGTAGGGGCTGGCAATCCGGTTTATTGGTGGGATGTCTGTTAGAAAGTAGGCCCCGTTAGCTCAGTGGTAGAGCAGGAAGCTCTTAACTTCAAGGTCGGGGGTTCAAATCCCTCACGGGGCACAAAGAGTCGAATTTAAAATATACAAAAAAAATATGTTAACACTAGACGAAAAGCAAAAAATAATAGAAGATTACAAGCTTCATGATAAAGATACTGGATCCCCAGAGGTTCAGATCGCTATTCTTACTGAAGAAATCCAAAGACTATTATCCCATCTTAAGAAGAATCCTAAGGATCTTCATTCAAGAAGAGGGCTATTAGGAATGGTAATCAAAAGGAAGAAACTTCTCTTTTTCCTAAAAAGAGAGGATGAAAAAAGACATGAGGTGATTGTAAAGAAAGTTGGCCTTAAGAAAAAGAAAAAATAAAAGCCCCGCTTTTATCATGATAATAAAACATTTCGGTCAAAGAGTGGCTGTATTAATAGATGTTCAAAATCTATACCACTCAGCAAAAAACATCTACAGAGCTAAGGTTAATTTTGGCGAAATTCTAAACACAGCCGTCTCTGACAGAAATCTTATCAGAGCCTTTGCTTATGTAATTAGAACTAAATCTGGCGAAGAGAAATCATTTTTTAATGCCCTAACAAAGCTGGGTATAGAAACAAGAGTAAAAGATCTTCAAGAATTTTATGGGGGACAGAAAAAAGCAGACTGGGATGTAGGTCTAGTAATTGATGCAATAAGAATTGCTCCCAGCCTTGATGCTTTAGTCATAGTGTCTGGTGATGGAGACTTTATCCCATTAGTAGATTACCTTAAAAACCAAGGCAAGAGAGTAGAAGTGATAGCCTTTGAAAAATCATCGTCTAGCGTATTAAAAGAATCAGCTGATGAATTTATAGACCTTGGGAAGGAATCTAAAAAATACTTACTTAAAAAATAAACAGCATGAACGAATACAGAACTACAATTGGTGGACGAGATCTTGTCATAAAACCAAATGAATTAGCCGAGCAAGCTAATGGAAGCGTTATGGTCCAGTACGGAGAAGTTGTTATTTTAAGTACAGCTACTATGTCTGGAGAAGATATCGCTGACCTTGGATTTTTTCCTCTAACAGTAGACTATGAAGAAAGATTTTATGCGGCCGGAAAAATTCGTGGTTCAAGGTTTAGCAAAAGAGAAGGACGCCCATCAGATATTGCTATTACGACCTCGAGATTAATAGATCGAACATCAAGGCCTCTTTTTCCAAGGGGACTTAAAAGATCAGTGCAACTCGTGACCACCTGCCTTTCTTGGGATGGCCAAAACGACCCCGATACTATTGGAATAATTGGAGCTTCTTTAGCTACAGCAATATCTGACATTCCATGGGAGGGTCCAGTTGGCGCTGTAAGAATTGGTCGCATAAATAATGAATTTATAATAAACCCAACCTACGAAGAAAAAGAAAAAAGTGACTTGAATATAGTTTTTAGTGGTATAAAAAAAGAAGATGGTGAGGTTATTGTTAATATGATAGAGGGTGGCCTAAATGAGATAGACGAAGAAACTTCCCTGCAAGCCTTTATTACTGCCAAAAAATATATTGGCGATCTTTGTGATTTTCAAAATAAAATTGCTCAAGAGATTGGAAAAAAGAAATTAGAAATAATTCCCCCAATCATAGATATGGAATTTAGAAAAGAAATTACAGAATTTATCAGTCCCAAAATTGAAAACGCTTTAAACGAAACAGATCGAGAGGAACAGTCTAAAAAAGTGAAAAAAGTGCTAGCAGAGATGGTCAACTATGTTCATGAAAAATGGCCCGAAAAAGAAGGAGCCGAAAAAGAAGCAAAGGAAACTTTTGAAGAAGTATTATCTGAAACAATAACAAATAACATCTTGGTCTATGAAAAAAGGCTGGACGGAAGAAAGCTAGATGAACTAAGAGAACTGAGTGCTGATATTTCAATTCTCCCCAGAACTCATGGGACAGGGCTTTTTTCTCGCGGACAAACAAGATCTCTTTCAATTCTTACTCTAGGAGCTCCTGGAGATCATCAACTATTAGAAGGAATGGAAGTTACTGGAGAAAAAAGATTTTTCCATCATTACAATTTCCCTCCCTATTCAGTAGGTGAGGTAAAACCATTGCGTGGTCCCGGAAGAAGAGAAATCGGACATGGACTTCTTGCTGAAAAAGCTATGCTTCCAATTATTCCTAATTTCGAAACTTTTCCTTATACAATAAGAATCGTGTCAGAAATACTTTCCTCAAATGGATCAACTTCCATGGCTTCTGTTTGTAGCTCTTCTCTATCATTAATGGATGCCGGTGTTCCAATAAAAAGTCACGTTGCTGGAATATCAATAGGTATTATCGAAAATGAAAAAGGAGAATACAAACTATTAACCGACATTCAAGGAAAAGAAGACCATCACGGAGGAATGGATCTTAAAATGGCCGGCACTAAAAAAGGATTAACAGCAATACAAATGGATGTTAAGATAAAAGGAATAAGTGATAAGATATTTAAAGAATCCCTTGAGGCCGCAAAGAAAACGCGTCTTGAAATTCTTAAAAGAATGGAACAGGTCATCCCCACTCCCAGAGAAAACCTTTCAAAATATGCACCTAGGGTAATATCCTTCAAGATTAACCCTGAAAAAATAAGGGAAGTTATTGGATCTGGTGGAAAAGTAATAAATGAAATTATCAACACAACCGGTGCTACAATTGATATTGAAGACTCAGGCGATGTTTTTGTCACATCGGATAACAAAGAATCAGCAGATCGTGCTGTTCAATGGATAAAAGACATTGCAAGAGAAGTTGAGGTTGGAGAGATATTCAAAGGAACAGTTAAAAGAATCTTAGACTTTGGAGCTTTTGTTGAAGTTCTGCCTGGACAAGAAGGGTTAGTTCATATCTCTAAGCTAGCTAATCAAAGAGTTGAAAAGGTAAAGGATATTGTAAGCTTAGGTCAAACTATAAACGTAAAAGTAATTGGAATTGACGACCAAGGAAGAATAAACCTTTCTCTTAAAGATGCTCCCCAAGAAATAAAGAATGATTAAATAAAATAATGGCTGACAAAAAGAAAAAAGAAGATTTCCTTTTTGAAGAAGAATCGCATGAAATAAGGACTATGCAGAAGGATCTTCTTCGTTATGGAAAAAAACCATTAGAGGATAAGATTACCGAAAAAGAAAAACTTATTAATGATAAGGACAAAAAAGAACTAGAAAAAAAAGAACCTGAAATAGAAAAAGGAAAGGGAGTTGAGGCCTTTGTTAAGGAGCTCGAAGAGAAAGCAGAAAAACGAGCTAAGGATATGAAGAATGGCGTTAGCTTTGAAGAGCAAGTAAAAGAAGATGAAGCAATAAAAGACAAAGACATAACCACAGAAGTCCAAAAAACGATTTTAAAGAAAGAGAAGACTGATCCCGAAACTTATAAGAAAAAAGAGATTAAAGACTTTATTAAGGAGTTTGAAGAGAAAACAAAAGAGCAAGCCAAGGCCATAAAGAATAGGACCATGACTGAAAAACAGGCAGAAGAAAAAAAAGAGGAGCCCGTTCAAGAAAAAGAAACGAAAAAACATACAATAATCCTAACCTCTAATCCTTTGCATAGCGGATCAGCCGAAGGATCGGGAGAATATCCGAAAGGAGAAACTATCGAAATAATAGCAACACCAAGCGACGGCTATGAGTTTTTATTTTGGAAAGAATTCGGAGATATAATATCTTCTGAAAAAAGATATCTCTTAAAGGTAAATAGCGACCGAAGAATCATGGCCACATTCAAAGATAGGATGGCCGAAGAAAAAGAACTTGCAAGAAAAAGAAAGGATGAAGAAGATAATAGAACAAAGAGAGAAGCTTTAAATCAAAAATTGCTACGAGAAAAGCAAGAACTTGAAGATAAAAAGAAAATAGAAGAAATAGCTAAGAAAGAAGAATTAGATCCTAAAATCAAAGGCAAAGAAATTTTAGACAAAAATATTCTAGAAAAAGAGATTGAAGAAATAGCTAAGAAAAGAAAGGAATTAAAATCAAAGGAAGAAGAATTAAAAGCCGAAAGAAAGGGGCTACAAGCTTCCCTAGATGAAGTTATTAAAAGAGAAGAAGAGATTGAAGCAAAAGAAAAAGAGATTGAAGCTCAAGAGAAAGAAGCCCCTACTCCAGAAAAAGAGAGGGAGATAAAAGAAAAGAGGTGGGAATGGGAGGAGAAAAGAAAATCCATAGAAAAAGAACGCTGGGAATGGGATGAAAAAGTCATAGAAATATCAAGCATTATAAATGAGATAGAAAAAGAACACCAAGAAATTAAAAGAAGGGAAGAAGAGCAAAAACAACAACTAATCGCAATAGAAAAAATTGCATTGGAAAAAATTGGGGCTAAAAGAAAAGAATTGGAGCTAAAGGAAGAAGAATTAAAAGCCGAAAGAAAGGGGCTGCAAGCTTCCCTAGATGAAGTTATTAAAAGAGAAGAAGAGATTGAAGCAAAAGAAAAAGAGATTGAAGCTCAAGAGAAAGAAGCCCCTACTCCAAAAAAAGAGAGGGCTATAGAAGAGAAGAGATGGGAATGGGAGGAGAAAAGAAAAATAATTGAAAAGGAAAAATGGGTCCTACACGAAAAGCTCGAGAAGGTTTCTTTAGCTATGGAAAAAATATCGACTGAAAAAGAACTACTAACTCCTCCGAGGGATCAAGCAATAGAAAAAAAAGAGGATGCCCATGAGATACAAAAGAGAATAGATGCTGAAAAAAATAAAATTGAAAAAGAAAGGCTTGACATAGAAAAGAAAATAATGTCAACTAAAGAAAGGGAGACTAGGGCCAAAGCCTCAAGAGAAGAAATTGAAAAAGAAGAAAAAGCAACAACAGATATCTCGGAAAAGAAATCTATCGAGAAGAAACGATGGAAGATTGAAGATGAAATCAAAGAAATAGAAAAAGAAAAATGGTCTTTGGAGGAAAAGATGACAGAAATTCTTGAAAGAAGAAAAGATATTGATGAAAGACATAAAGACCTAGAAAAAAAACAAATATTACCAGAATCTAGAGATAGCGAGGCCCAAAAAGAAAAAGAAGCTATTACTGTCCCTACTGAACCCAAAAAGTCAGAAATTATTGAGGGAAAAGAAGATGATTATGATGCTAGGGATTTAATAATCGTAGAACAATATATTAGAAAAAATTCTTCTAGCATTGATTATGATCTTGGAAAATCTCAAATAGATAAACGATTTTTTGATTACATTTTAAGACAAGCTAAGAAAAATAACTAAGTACCAATATGTCATTATATAAAAAATATATTAGCGAAGAAGATGACTCTCAAGGACTAGCCGTTGTTTTGGAAGAAAAAAAAGAGATTGAGCTTAAAAAACAAGCTTTTGAAGAAAAAGTAAATGAAATCAAGGAAATAATAAGATTGATTGAAGAAGAGGAGCGGTCTATTGAGACGCGCGAACGAGAACTCGAGCAAGAGGAAAGAAAAGCGGAAACTCATCAGGAAAAAAGAGAGATTACCCAAAAAGTAAGAGAGGTTGAAGACAAGAGAAGAGAGGTTGAAGAAAAAAGATGGGAGGAAGAAAAAAAGATTCAAGAACTAAAGAAAGAGGAAGAGGAAATCGAGGTTAGTTATCAAAAAATACTAAATCGCGAAGAAGAGTTTATTTTAGGAAAAGAAAAAAAAGAAAAAACAACAGAAAAAGAAAAGCTTGAAGAACGCCTTAAAGAGATACTAAAAGTTAAAGACGTTCTACGGAAAGAAACTGAAAGTCTTTTAGATAAAAAAGATGCCCTCATAACAAAACTAAGAGAAATTAACAAAAACCTAGAGTTGATAGTAAGAGATGAAGAAAGTATTCAGTCTCGAGAGAAATTGACAGAAGACTTAACAGAAAAGAGAGAATCCGAAAGAGAAAGAAGAGAGATTGAAGACAGAAGAAGAGAACTTGAGGAAGTGAAATGGGAAATAGAAGAAGATCTTGAAAAGCTAGATAGTGAGAAAGATGAAATCAAAAAAATAATAAAAAGAGAAGAAGACCTTAGAGATAAAATTCAAGAAATAGATGCTTTCTTAGGGATAGAATCTCCTGACTTAGAACCTGAACCAATCATATCCCTTGCGCCAAAAACTCCCAAAGAAGCTCCTATCAGAGAAAATGCTGTTACCCCAGAGCCAGAGCCAGAGCCAGAACCAGAGCCAGAAATATATAGAGCATCCGCTACCCCAGTTCCGCCAGAGGGAGGAGCCATAGAAGGGGAAAAATCATACGAAAAAGGTGAAGAAGTAAAAATGATTGCCATTCCAAACGAAGGGTATGAATTTATTGAATGGCTAGAAAACGATTCGCCTGTATCTCTAAAAGAAAACTACATCTTTACAATGAATAAGGACCGAAAGCTAATAGCTAGATTCACAAAAAAGAAAGCAAATAATGAAATTGTAGAAGAGTTTTTAAGAACAAATTCATCTAGCCCAGACCTCGACCTCCTTAAGGCTAAAGAAAATAAAGACTTCTTTAATTTTATACTTGGAATGGCAAAAGAAGCAAAAACAAAATAACCAACGAATATGTCTTTTTATAAAGAATATCTAAAAAACCAGCAAGGTCAAAAAGAAGAACTTCTAGCTGTTATAGAAGGTAAAGACAAACCTCAAGAAACCAGGGATTTTCCTAAAGAAGAAATCCCTGATCGAGTAGATGAAAGGAGGGAACCTATAAAATCTCCTCCTAAAAAAGAATTTGAAAAAAGAATTCCGAAAGACAAAAAACCGAGTGACCCAAATGAACCAACTAAGGGGTATAATGCACAAGAAAAATTAGCTGAAATTCAAGAAAAAGAGGATTTAGAGAGACAACGATTTTTAAAAAGAGTTCAAGGAGAAGACATCCCTGAGCCGTCTAAGACAAAAGAGCTTCTAAAAGAACCTGTATCCACCATGTCAGTCCCCCAAAGACCCTCTCAGAGCCAAAAGACATTGACCAGATTGATTGTTATTTTGTCTTTATTGGTAATAATTGGAATGTTATCTTTTGTATGGTACTGGCTATTAACAAGAGAACCTGCGCCAGTTGTAATACCAGAAGTTCCTATTATCATTGATGAGGAAGAAAATGTTCCTGAACCAATAATCGCCCCTCGATCAATCCTAAGGTATGACCTCTTTAGGGAACCGACTGCAACTAAATCAAATGAAATAGAAACTTATTTAAAACAATATCTAAACGAAGAAATTGAATCGGGAAAAATGATAAAGATATCAATTAGGGACGAAATTAATCCCCTAAATCCTGTTTATTTTTCGATGAATGCCTTTTTAACCACTTTTCATATATCTATCCCCGGCCTAAGAGACCGAGTCAATGAGGATAATTTCAACATCTTCCTCTATTCTCAAGAGGATGGAAACCGCATTGGGATGATTGTAGAAATTTCCCAGCCAAATGGATTTCTGGGAACCATACGAGAGTGGGAGCCAGATGCTAGGGACTCTCTTAGAACCTTCCTATCTTTTCTCGGAAAAAGCACAACCCCAACAACGGGCTTCTTTGCCTCTACTAACCACAGGAACGAGACTGTATGGTGCCAAAAATATGAAGAAAAAGAAGACTTTGGCATATGCTATGCTGTAACTAGAAGTAATTTCTTTATATTCTCCACATCGCTTAAAAGTGTACAAGCCGCCATAGACAGAATTTAATCTTGTTGAAAATTTGCTACTATATTAATGTCTATAAAAAATCAAAAACATTATGAAGAAAGAACTAATCGAAAAATTAAAAGACCGTATGAAAAAAGAAAAGAATTCGCTAGAGGAAATGCTGGGTGAATTTGCAAAAGAAAGTAAAATAAATCCGGGTGATTGGGACACAAAATTTCCTAACTTTAAGGCCGAGGGTACAACTGACGAAGAAGCTGATGAGGTAGAAGAATACAACTCACTTCTTCCAATAGAAAGAGTCTTAGAAGTAAAGCTTCAAAATATAAATACAGCTCTTGATAAGATAAAGAGTGGCGAATACGGAAAATGTGAAAAATGTGATAAGGAAATAGCTGAAAATAGATTAAATCTAATACCTGAAACAAAAGTTTGTATTGATTGCAAGAAATAAATCAAACAAAAGACCGGCCTGAAAGCCGGCTTTTTCTTTTGCTAGAATCTATGTCCTACTCGATAATTAGCAAGAGGATTTGATTCACCCCTTACCTCAAAGTGGAGATGGCACCCAGTTGGGCCAATTACAAATCCTGTGTTACCTATGTGTCCAATTAAACTTCCTTGAGACACGGATTGTCCTCGTGAAACTAAAATACTAGAAAGATGACCATAATAGGTAACAACTCCACTAGGATGTAAAATTCTAATATAGTTACCTCCTATATGATGATATCCTGTAAGCTGAACTATTCCTGCTGCTGCTGAATAAATTGGAGTACCACACCTATTAGCAATGTCTATGGCATTGTAAATATGAAGTCCCTGACTAATATAGCCTGCGGTAGGGACAATCATCCCTGAAGATGCAAGCGAAGGTCGGGAAACAGGAGTTGGTGTTGGTGCAATTGGTCGCGAGATCTCTCCTCCAGCCACTATTAGAATATCTCCTATTTGAATGTCTTGATCACTTGATAAATTATTAAAATCAATTACCTCTCCTTCATCGGCCTGATATTTCTTTGAAATACTAGCTAAAGTATCTCCTTTTCTAACGATATGAAGAACACCAGAAGTAGGTAATATCACAAGCTCCTGGCCCGGTGCAAGTGAGGTTCCTTTAAGATTGTTTGCCCAAATAATTGTATTTACTGAAATTCCAAACTGTTCAGCCAATGACCCTAAACTATCACCCCTTTCTACTCTATATGAAATAATATCCTTATCAACTTGAGGAGATAATTGTGTCCCCAATACTTGAATTTTAGGCATAAAAAGAGGAGCTACCGCATGCAAAGTATTGTCTTGAGAAATTATAAGGTCCGATGGTTCTGGATAAGAATTAATTGATGCAAGAAAGATTCCCTCATCATTATCAATTAAAGCTTCTGG is a window encoding:
- the rpsO gene encoding 30S ribosomal protein S15, which produces MLTLDEKQKIIEDYKLHDKDTGSPEVQIAILTEEIQRLLSHLKKNPKDLHSRRGLLGMVIKRKKLLFFLKREDEKRHEVIVKKVGLKKKKK
- a CDS encoding NYN domain-containing protein, encoding MIIKHFGQRVAVLIDVQNLYHSAKNIYRAKVNFGEILNTAVSDRNLIRAFAYVIRTKSGEEKSFFNALTKLGIETRVKDLQEFYGGQKKADWDVGLVIDAIRIAPSLDALVIVSGDGDFIPLVDYLKNQGKRVEVIAFEKSSSSVLKESADEFIDLGKESKKYLLKK
- a CDS encoding polyribonucleotide nucleotidyltransferase; protein product: MNEYRTTIGGRDLVIKPNELAEQANGSVMVQYGEVVILSTATMSGEDIADLGFFPLTVDYEERFYAAGKIRGSRFSKREGRPSDIAITTSRLIDRTSRPLFPRGLKRSVQLVTTCLSWDGQNDPDTIGIIGASLATAISDIPWEGPVGAVRIGRINNEFIINPTYEEKEKSDLNIVFSGIKKEDGEVIVNMIEGGLNEIDEETSLQAFITAKKYIGDLCDFQNKIAQEIGKKKLEIIPPIIDMEFRKEITEFISPKIENALNETDREEQSKKVKKVLAEMVNYVHEKWPEKEGAEKEAKETFEEVLSETITNNILVYEKRLDGRKLDELRELSADISILPRTHGTGLFSRGQTRSLSILTLGAPGDHQLLEGMEVTGEKRFFHHYNFPPYSVGEVKPLRGPGRREIGHGLLAEKAMLPIIPNFETFPYTIRIVSEILSSNGSTSMASVCSSSLSLMDAGVPIKSHVAGISIGIIENEKGEYKLLTDIQGKEDHHGGMDLKMAGTKKGLTAIQMDVKIKGISDKIFKESLEAAKKTRLEILKRMEQVIPTPRENLSKYAPRVISFKINPEKIREVIGSGGKVINEIINTTGATIDIEDSGDVFVTSDNKESADRAVQWIKDIAREVEVGEIFKGTVKRILDFGAFVEVLPGQEGLVHISKLANQRVEKVKDIVSLGQTINVKVIGIDDQGRINLSLKDAPQEIKND
- a CDS encoding TraR/DksA C4-type zinc finger protein, producing the protein MKKELIEKLKDRMKKEKNSLEEMLGEFAKESKINPGDWDTKFPNFKAEGTTDEEADEVEEYNSLLPIERVLEVKLQNINTALDKIKSGEYGKCEKCDKEIAENRLNLIPETKVCIDCKK
- a CDS encoding M23 family metallopeptidase — translated: MKGVIHRKAFKNKGSRKDLSFAFKLVTISIFIFLFFSGNIFGSAENKKWISMIEMPEALIDNDEGIFLASINSYPEPSDLIISQDNTLHAVAPLFMPKIQVLGTQLSPQVDKDIISYRVERGDSLGSLAEQFGISVNTIIWANNLKGTSLAPGQELVILPTSGVLHIVRKGDTLASISKKYQADEGEVIDFNNLSSDQDIQIGDILIVAGGEISRPIAPTPTPVSRPSLASSGMIVPTAGYISQGLHIYNAIDIANRCGTPIYSAAAGIVQLTGYHHIGGNYIRILHPSGVVTYYGHLSSILVSRGQSVSQGSLIGHIGNTGFVIGPTGCHLHFEVRGESNPLANYRVGHRF